From a region of the Alnus glutinosa chromosome 1, dhAlnGlut1.1, whole genome shotgun sequence genome:
- the LOC133855448 gene encoding ASI1-immunoprecipitated protein 2 isoform X4 produces the protein MVLITSVKITPVLRGSYLMQGPVDEADHDIEKNMVSPQPETELGKCSMSKKVHMRGESGTCNLCSAPCSSCMHLNRALMGSRTEEFSDESCRVNAVSQYSVNESGTLSSLKSRASDNLQHTTSETSNLHSVNSSHDSFSENADSKSTLRSTIISDALDVEMLTKLASGGTIAEDQLSSKPQCGLDQRTFSNKYVEIKEEGHDDNISCVRPNDATVVVSNHNRNINSSTASVSSLALEGSWKVTQFNKLGSSEIPSSKDADASSRSLNEQSPYTDSHNAKSLSYNTNLTDLEENPSSHIQNKVPECSMDHINSSLTKEVASEIASVRKSVSCKAHIGGSSEVSMKSYTKSEAEANKDSGDRTDEELKSSDQDEHNDKSKELVESSDMQEPPLQSGSGDESDESDIVEEDVKVCDICGDAGREEKLAICSRCSDGAEHTYCMREMLQKVPEGDWLCEECKFAEESENQKQGSEVEGKRTNKISSSTHVSAKRHAENVEVASAKRQELETGTESPKPLSPSRIVTGSPRPSSPSRIVALSRDSSFKSLDKGKVKSAQHNDILETARFPTIGPRLQTPKGTLLKSNSFSTVNSKSKVKLVDEVVPQKQKGAREYTSIDTKEGAARIMSKSMSFKYANSGRSNATESKVRMLSPKFNHVQDPKGLKQTKERGTFERKNLSKLDRPLVSSTTANATVSTPKVDQKLASRGETSLPSFVSNNRESKVVQSDGKSSLSKVTSSLGRKGVEVPVTSGSTEAKISSLCLPNAVGASSTSGMFSSAEQKLNKISPKDEPPSSYSLNAERPSNTVDGTVQDGLPMTNHYEKTRESSSIRPRPTATSASKTVFCQKCKDIGHATEFCTNGTPQAPGIDVSVARSSREEMHEGNKLKAAINAALLRRPEIYRKKRVLDQPDESSLSSTDLNYEISPQDQLLASNKSKNIMSTEGSCERQAIGSSALDSYKHTTVNNSKQFSLQPTDVFSSKVGDSDSTVVSVGKPTIREFPSQASTTTSVLLKTSAIPEYDFIWHGVFEVNKGGNLPDLCAGIQAHLSTCASPKVLEVVNKFPPKVPLHEVPRLSTWPSQFYGSGAKEDNIALYFFAKDLESYERNYKSLLDSMIKKDLALKGNLDGVELLIFPSNQLPEKSQRWNMLFFLWGVFRGKRVNCIDSSKKLHIPSLNVVPLDKDIPPAVMTLSENLCSPRRIDEELPTCDRACTMVLTSNVPNQMHVTVSGGCDSNKTSLEQTSSGYQEDLEQQDSRLDSKSISKIGTSTAQVSQAMRRGSSSLVEPSLPDRLGAELKASLQATEKSGSNDGDKAQMLWDTSSDGENKLFLKILPVGNKDVGMLGSVGEDKIQDRMNGVRDQVKLERELKEDAGYMDSGAALLDRDLTNRRIRPYLDLSETAPQTSSDTGQKRPWNEINSVSVDEESAGKRLKSGFSVMSGHSNSRGRNSGNDNFAPQVIDPGSVSCIEEKKCEEACDEKVIREDLGSTERYFFPVDSQRGKDFVFGDNSVPWKKHSSDCEDKLHDDVPNLELALGAEMKPPNKGMLPFFVGTVRKKNDQVKPPDKVKEDDDDDGVSASLSLSLSFPFPDKEQTVKPVSKADQLLPERHNLNNSLLLFGGFRNK, from the exons ATGGTGTTAATCACAAGTGTTAAG ATAACACCAGTCTTGAGAGGGAGTTATCTGATGCAAGGGCCTGTCGATGAGGCGGATCATGACATTGAGAAGAATATG GTATCTCCTCAACCTGAAACAGAATTGGGTAAGTGTTCCATGAGTAAGAAAGTTCATATGAGAGGCGAGTCTGGGACTTGTAACCTGTGCTCTGCTCCTTGTTCATCTTGTATGCATCTGAACCGAGCTCTCATGGGGTCAAGGACTGAGGAGTTTTCTGATGAAAGCTGCCGTGTAAATGCGGTCAGTCAGTATTCTGTAAATGAGAGTGGTACTTTATCTTCTCTTAAGAGTAGAGCATCTGATAACTTACAGCATACCACCAGTGAAACAAGTAACCTCCACAGTGTTAATTCCAGTCATGATTCTTTCTCTGAAAATGCTGATAGTAAATCAACCTTAAGGTCGACTATTATATCTGATGCTTTAGATGTTGAGATGCTTACAAAGTTGGCTTCTGGAGGAACGATTGCTGAGGATCAACTTTCTTCCAAACCACAATGCGGTTTGGATCAGAGAACCTTCTCAAATAAGTATGTGGAAATTAAGGAAGAAGGCCATGATGATAACATTTCATGTGTTAGACCCAATGATGCTACTGTAGTGGTCAGTAATCATAACAGGAATATAAATAGTAGCACAGCTTCAGTTAGTAGTTTAGCTCTAGAGGGATCATGGAAGGTGACCCAATTCAACAAGTTAGGCTCATCAGAGATTCCATCTTCTAAAGATGCAGATGCTAGCAGTAGATCACTGAATGAGCAAAGTCCATACACCGATTCTCATAATGCTAAATCTCTTTCTTACAATACAAACTTAACAGATTTAGAAGAGAATCCTTCTTCTCATATCCAGAATAAAGTTCCAGAATGCTCAATGGACCATATCAATTCATCATTAACTAAAGAGGTGGCATCTGAAATTGCTTCTGTCCGTAAGTCAGTTTCATGTAAAGCTCACATTGGTGGAAGTTCTGAGGTTTCAATGAAAAGTTATACGAAGTCAGAAGCAGAGGCTAACAAGGATAGTGGGGACCGAACAGATGAAGAGTTGAAATCTTCAGATCAAGATGAGCACAACGATAAGTCTAAGGAGTTGGTTGAGTCATCTGACATGCAGGAGCCTCCGTTGCAATCTGGTTCTGGAGATGAGAGTGATGAATCGGACATTGTGGAGGAAGAT GTAAAAGTATGTGATATTTGTGGGGATGCAGGTCGTGAGGAAAAACTTGCTATATGTAGTAGGTGCAGTGATGGTGCAGAGCACAC CTATTGCATGCGAGAAATGCTCCAGAAAGTTCCTGAAGGTGACTGGCTGTGCGAAGAATGCAAGTTCGCTGAGGAATCTGAAAACCAGAAGCAAG GTTCAGAAGTTGAgggaaaaagaacaaacaaaattaGTTCAAGTACACATGTTTCTGCCAAGAGGCATGCAGAAAATGTAGAAGTGGCTTCAGCAAAAAGGCAGGAGCTTGAAACAGGTACTGAATCACCAAAGCCGTTGAGTCCCAGTAGAATAGTTACTGGATCACCAAGGCCATCAAGTCCCAGCAGAATAGTTGCACTTTCTCGGGATTCTTCATTCAAGAGCTTAGATAAGGGGAAAGTTAAGTCAGCTCAAcataatgatattttggaaaCTGCACGCTTTCCTACCATAGGTCCACGGCTTCAAACACCCAAGG GTACTTTGTTAAAATCTAATTCATTCAGCACCGTAAAttccaaatcaaaagttaaaCTTGTAGATGAAGTTGTTCCTCAAAAGCAGAAGGGCGCTAGAGAATATACTTCCATTGATACAAAGGAGGGGGCTGCTAGAATCATGAGCAAATCTATGTCATTTAAATATGCAAACTCAGGACGTAGCAATGCTACTGAATCAAAAGTTAGAATGCTTTCACCTAAATTCAACCATGTTCAAGATCCGAAAGGActgaaacaaacaaaagaacgTGGtacatttgaaagaaaaaatttatctaAATTGGATCGCCCTCTGGTCAGTTCAACAACAGCTAATGCCACCGTTTCGACGCCTAAGGTTGACCAAAAGCTTGCATCGCGTGGTGAAACCAGTTTGCCTTCATTTGTAAGCAACAACCGAGAGTCGAAGGTTGTCCAGTCTGATGGAAAATCAAGTTTATCAAAAGTAACCAGCAGTCTAGGTCGTAAAGGTGTAGAAGTTCCAGTTACTTCAG GATCAACTGAAGCTAAGATATCATCTTTGTGTTTGCCTAATGCTGTTGGAGCTTCATCTACTAGTGGAATGTTCAGTTCTGCTGAACAAAAGTTGAACAAGATTAGCCCCAAGGATGAACCCCCGTCAAGTTATTCTTTGAATGCTGAGAGACCATCCAATACTGTTGATGGAACTGTGCAAGATGGGTTGCCTATGACAAATCATTATGAGAAAACTAGGGAGAGTTCCAGTATTCGCCCAAGGCCTACTGCTACAAGTGCTTCAAAAACTGTTTTCTGTCAAAAATGTAAAGACATTGGGCATGCTACAGAGTTCTGCACAAATGGTACTCCACAAGCTCCTGGTATTGATGTATCTGTTGCAAGAAGTTCTAGAGAGGAAATGCATGAAGGCAATAAGTTGAAAGCTGCAATTAATGCGGCTTTGCTTAGAAGACCTGAAATTTACAGGAAGAAAAGAGTGCTTGATCAACCTGATGAGTCGTCCTTGTCAAGCACAGACTTGAATTATGAAATATCTCCTCAGGATCAATTGTTGGCTTCGAACAAGTCTAAGAATATTATGTCCACTGAAGGAAGTTGTGAAAGGCAAGCCATTGGGAGTTCTGCCTTGGACTCTTACAAACATACTACTGTCAATAATTCGAAGCAGTTTAGTTTGCAGCCCACTGATGTTTTTTCTTCCAAAGTGGGTGACTCAGATTCCACTGTGGTTTCTGTTGGCAAGCCTACAATAAGAGAATTTCCTAGTCAAGCTTCAACAACAACATCTGTTCTTCTGAAGACATCAGCCATTCCCGAATATGATTTTATCTGGCA TGGGGTTTTTGAGGTGAATAAAGGTGGAAATCTTCCAGACTTGTGTGCTGGAATTCAAGCTCATCTATCAACTTGCGCATCACCTAAAGTTCTGGAAGTGGTGAACAAGTTTCCCCCCAAAGTTCCCCTGCATGAAGTACCTCGCTTGAGCACATGGCCATCCCAGTTTTATGGAAGTGGTGCTAAAGAAGATAACATTGCTCTATACTTTTTTGCCAAAGATCTTGAGAG TTATGAGAGAAACTACAAGAGCCTTTTGGACAGTATGATCAAGAAGGATTTAGCCCTCAAAGGAAACCTTGATGGTGTTGAACTTTTGATATTCCCATCCAACCAACTTCCTGAGAAGTCACAGC GTTGGAATATGTTGTTCTTCCTATGGGGTGTTTTCAGGGGAAAGAGGGTGAATTGTATTGATTCGTCAAAGAAGTTGCATATTCCTAGTTTGAATGTGGTTCCTCTGGACAAAGATATTCCCCCTGCTGTTATGACTTTGTCTGAGAATCTATGTTCACCAAGGCGTATAGATGAAGAATTACCTACATGTGACAGAGCTTGCACCATGGTCCTAACATCCAATGTCCCTAATCAGATGCATGTCACAGTAAGTGGGGGTTGTGATAGCAACAAAACTTCTCTTGAACAGACGTCTTCAGGATACCAAGAAGATTTGGAGCAGCAAGATAGTAGACTTGACTCCAAGTCCATTTCAAAGATAGGAACGAGCACTGCGCAAGTGAGCCAAGCAATGAGACGCGGCAGCTCTTCCCTG GTAGAACCTAGTCTTCCGGACAGATTAGGTGCAGAGCTCAAGGCCTCTCTTCAAGCAACTGAAAAGAGCGGCTCCAATGATGGCGACAAGGCACAAATGCTTTGGGACACTTCATCTGATGGAGAAAATAAGTTGTTCTTGAAAATTCTTCCTGTTGGCAATAAAGACGTGGGTATGTTGGGGAGTGTTGGTGAGGACAAAATTCAGGATAGAATGAACGGAGTTCGAGATCAAGTTAAACTTGAGAGGGAGTTGAAGGAAGATGCTGGGTATATGGACAGTGGGGCAGCTTTGTTGGACAGAGACCTGACCAATCGCAGGATACGTCCATATTTGGATCTTTCAGAGACAGCTCCTCAAACTTCTAGTGACACGGGTCAGAAGAGGCCTTGGAATGAAATCAATAGTGTGTCAGTAGATGAAGAAAGTGCTGGTAAGAGGCTGAAGTCAGGTTTCAGTGTAATGTCCGGACATAGCAATTCTAGAGGTAGAAATTCTGGGAATGATAATTTTGCTCCTCAGGTAATTGATCCAGGTTCCGTCTCCTGTATTGAGGAGAAGAAATGTGAAGAAGCTTGTGATGAGAAAGTTATTCGGGAGGACTTGGGAAGTACTGAAAGGTACTTCTTTCCTGTGGATTCACAAAGGGGAAAGGATTTTGTATTTGGGGACAACTCTGTGCCATGGAAAAAGCACTCATCAGATTGTGAGGACAAATTACATGATGACGTTCCAAATCTCGAGCTTGCTTTAGGGGCTGAAATGAAACCACCAAATAAGGGAATGCTGCCTTTCTTTGTCGGGACAGTACGCAAGAAAAATGATCAAGTCAAGCCTCCAGACAAGGTGAAAGAGGATGATGACGACGACGGTGTCTCTGCATCcctttccctttctctctcattcCCGTTCCCGGACAAAGAGCAGACGGTAAAGCCTGTTTCAAAGGCAGACCAACTCCTGCCCGAAAGACACAATTTGAATAACTCACTGCTTCTCTTCGGGGGCTTCCGGAACAAATAG